A window of Ammospiza caudacuta isolate bAmmCau1 chromosome 20, bAmmCau1.pri, whole genome shotgun sequence genomic DNA:
AATGGTCTCTGACTGAGCTTTCCACCTCCTTGTGGAAACTTCTAGATAGGTAAAACTGCActtaaattaaaaagtaattttctctgTTGCCGGTGTGGGtgactttatttttgttttctgttggaGGAGATACAGATAGGTTTTCCCCTTGCTTTTGTACTGCCTGTGTTCTTAAGATTTTTCATCAGGCTTAAATTTTCAGGGCTGGATTATGGCTTTACCATGGAAGACCCAGATATGTGCATAATATTTTGTCTTGCTGAATATCAGCCCAGATTTTTGTATTCTTAAGTAAAATTGGGCTCTTTACTTAACTAGAAACCTTTTGTGGGTAGCCTGAGAAAGACTGATAAATGTTCTGTCTTTGGGTGGGATTCTGATCTGTGGTTGTGTGGTTATCTAGTGCCAAAATTAAGATTTTGTGGGGGAGCCCTTTCAGTTCCTGTCGTGGGTGTTGGGAGGTTGTACCCAGTGTGAGGGTGCTGCAGCTTCACAACAAATGGAGGAACCTGAGGTGCTCCCCCATCCCCCAGCATCCTGTTCCCAGGGGCTGTCACTGTCAGGGAGCCTGTTTAACTTACAACTCAGTCATAAAAATGTTGGGGTGATAAGGGCTGTTTGCTGATAAGGAGCAGTTGTGAGCCTGCTTTCCTTTGGCTCCCTCCTTTCTGTGGttgtggctctgcaggagggGGGGAATGACCTCCTTTGCCACAGTCTGAAACACTGACCCAGGAGCTCCTTGTAGGGCAGGGCTTTGGCTTTGGCTTTGCACCAGCTATTGCTCAGCTGAGTTGGGTTTAACCTCTGTTTCAAGAGCTTGTAGATCTGCAGACTGGTGATAGATAGATAAATCCTGCAGAAGCCAAGCAGTTGATTAAATTGGTAATGATGTGTTTGAATGTCCACTGAAAACAGCTCCTCATTTACAGGGAACTGCAAGTCTTGTGTATagttttttatttcacattttcataCTACACAAATGTGCTTCTAAGGAAGAGGTTGTGAAGGAAACCTGTAGAACAGTTGATAAAATGTGCCCTTTTTGGCCCAGTTGTTGCAGTTTCCTGACACAGAGCAGAAGATCTTGGAAGCTGTTGCTGTCCATGTTCCTCAACCTCCACACTTCTGCACTCATGATTCCATGTAGATCATTGTTATGTGGGATAAGTGTGAATGGATTTCTGTTGTCTTCATTAAGAGGCAGATTTTCTATAAAAGCACTGTGTACATCCAGGAGTATGACTGAAGAACTGTGCATTTAATCCCAATGGATAAAGCACAATATTAGAAACCCTTTAAAGAAAAGGCAGCATCTTCTGTAACCTCTGGGTTGCTTCTCTGAAGGCAGTAAATATTAGCCTTAAAAACAAGACCTGCATTTTGTTCTGGAGCTTGACAAAGATACCCAGGTCATGAAGACTGCAAGTCTCAATTCCTGATTGTCATTTTTGTCCCTAAGAACTGTCAGGCATCTTAATCTTGAGCATAGCTCTGTTGtttaaaaaacttcaaaatatGAGATGGCTTAAtttgcataatttaaaaaattcacaGCTTTTAAGTAGATTCATTGTATGAATGGGATGGTAGGGTctttcttcagggaaaaaaaaatcacagtatttgttttatttaagtaGCAAATTGTAGCTATATTATATTGCCTGTAGCTTAACTGGCATCAATTTCTTATGTTTATGTTAATATTAATTGTGTGAGCATGGAGTGTTTTAGGGCAGCTCTCAGATTCTTCTCACCATTTTGCAATTGCAGGGTGGTGTTTTCAACAAACTTTATCAAgtgatggatttttttgttaCTTTCTGTGATTTGGAGAAGCAAAATCTGCTGATAAAAATAGAGCCACCATAAAGTGTTGTCCTCCACATATGGAGACCTGTTGGAGACTGATAACACTGTTCTGCCAGGGAGCCTGCAGTCTCCATTGCTGCAGTAGCTCATCCCTGTTCAGGTTGTGATTTTGACATCTGAGGGCAAAAAAATGAAAGTTAAGCTTTATTTGTGTATTTAATACTGTTCTTCTAATGTGTCCTGAACAATCCCAATGTGGTTAGGTAAGGAAAGGGTTACAACCTTCCTTAAGTGGTTCAATCTTTGCTTCCATTGGAGTGTAGGAAAGCTGGCTTTGGTTTTGGTATTGATTGTTTTAACCTCAGGTTCAGAAATACTTTTCAACAGgcttaaaatacaaatatatattaattCATATTTTGTGTGTTACTTTTCAGTGTGAATGGCTGCTTGGCTTGGGTACATATGGTTGCTGTGGGTACACTCAGGATGACTTCTTTGTTACCACTTAAAGcatcaaatatttcttttggaTGTTCATTTTCCTACTAACAGTACTCATACATCTCTACATGTATTCAAATCtggattttatatttttgttcatTACCACGTTACACTGTATTCCAGTTAAAAAATCAGTGGAGCATCCTCTGATTCCTCAGATTTCTCCTGATTGTCCCAAGAGCCAGATCACATTTGCTCACCTTTTCTCActgttctctgctttttccagagCACTCTGGAGAACAAACACTCCTGTAGGATTGTGCTGATAACTGTTATTAATTTCTGAAACCCTTGTAAAATCCCAGATGAATATCAGATACTTCCTTTGTGGATGTGCTGATTGATTTGTTTGGAACACTCCAGGGTAAAAGTGAAGAGTAGCTGGATTAAAGGAGGGAATCTAATTAATTTCCCAAGTTCTCATTAATGTACAGCTTGTACTGAATGATTTGAAAGATGCTTCAGGTGTGAGAATAATTGCTTGACCTTTTCCTCCTAGAAATGGTTGAATCAATGAAGAAGGTGGCTGGCATGGACGTGGAGTTGACAGTGGAAGAAAGAAACCTGCTTTCTGTTGCATATAAAAATGTGATTGGAGCCAGGAGAGCTTCCTGGAGAATAATCAGCAGCATtgaacagaaagaagaaaacaaaggtgGAGAAGACAAATTAAAAATGATTCGGGAATATCGGCAAATGGTAAGAGGGAGTTGGTCTTAGAGCAGAATGTCATTTAGTTCTGGTCCCTTGCCATAAACAGCCCTGCTGTTccaggctgcctgtgctgtgctgaccTGGAGTAGGAAGGCTGGAGCTTGTTCCTTGTCTGGAGAATCAATCTCCTGGTGCAGGGGAGAGCTGTGGTGCAGCTGTGTCAACACTCAGGAGGGCTCAGGGCTTTTCCCTCAGTgcatcagcagctctgccaagcATCTGAACTGCACTGGCACTTCCCTGCCTGCTCAGGTGGGAGGCTCCACCTGCTCAGGAGGCCTCATTCCTTCCCCTCCAGCCTCACTGACCCCAagcaacttctttttttaattaacccTGTCAGAGGAGGTGTTTGGCTGTTAAACTTCCACTTCCTATAAAAGTTGCTTTGGATCATACAGTGACactttctgtgattctctgtcCTAGAGAGATCAAAACATTAACACTTGAAATGTCCATGGGGGAGTTCTTCAGGCTCTTCTTGGCTCCTTCTGTCACTCCTGTTCCTGGGGATGTCCTGGTCATCCCAGCTGTGAAACTTGTGTGTGTAGCAACCTCCAGGGccttgctgttttctctctgaagagagggaaaaattgATCCACATAACTTCATGCTGACTTAGTCAGTGTGTGCAGCTTTACCTAAAATGGATAACTTGCAACAAGCTCTGACTTGCATTGGTAAGGGCTAATGAAATCTCCAGCTCTCAGTGAGTTTGTTCCCCCTGCCCTAAATGATggttcagcacagagcaggcagcctCCCATACTATTTAAATCCCACACACTTCTGCAGAGACTTCATCTCCATTATTTGAGGACATGTGCCTCCACATGGTTCACATCTTCACTTCCAGAGAAACACTGGAGTCTGTTCTGTCACCTGGCACTGATTCACATACCAGCAATGGAAATGATCTTGCCTTGGAAATCTTCTCCCAGGAATggctctgtctccttgctgttgACTCACAGCGTTTCTGTTGCTCCATGGAATTGTTAAAGTTGGGAGTTTCTAATTTTATGCTGGCATTCTGATGGGATGAGACTCTGCCAGTTACATACAGTCCCAAATAACCTTTTCTTGATGGGTGTTTCCTAAAAGAACATAGAAAACAAGACAAAAGCTATCCAGTGATTAAATTTGTTTTACATTGTGTTTCCAGATTCTTTTGCACAGGGTTTTGTGGGTGGTTATCATCATCTGCCAGAGATCCTTTGGTGATGAAAAgacttttctcctgcttttgaAAGGACTCTGGAAATAGCCTTTAGTCTGATCTCTTTTGTAAAGGATGTCTGACATTCTGGATGGACTGGGGTGCAAGAAATGCAAGTTTGTAGTGCTTGAGGTGTCTGAAGGATGGAGAGGCCACCTGAAGTCAGTGTCATGCCAGCTGATTGAGCTGTGAAATCCTCAGAGGGAGCAGCTGTCAGAgctgcacaggaggagcagtgCCCTGGACTCTCCCTGGTTCCACACTGGGGAAAGGGTGGCTGTGTCTGCCCAGCTCCACAGGGACTCCTACAAGAGGTTCCTGAGCATTATCTGAAAGCCAGATCCTCTTAGTGGCTGCTGGGAGACTTAATAAGGGTTGGCATCTGCTCTGAGTGTGTGAGGGTTTGGCAGGATGGCCTGGGAGTAGGAACATGGCCCAGGtttggatgctgctgctcactgtcactgctctgcACTCCTGCCCTGTTGTGCTCAGTGCTTCCCTGGAGAAACAGCTTCAGCAGAATTCTGCTCACTGTGATTCCCTTGTCAACAAATTCTGCCTATTGTAGCATTTTCCAGAGTAAGTTCATTGCTGGAAAAACCTTTTCAGACTTGAAAGGCTCTGAAGAAGGGAAAAACatcccaaccaaccaaacattGCCCCCCAACCCCCAAACCACGTTTGGGGGCCAACAAGGCCAAGTTTAAAGCAGTGAGGAGTTGGAAAGAACCAGAATCTCTAAAAGACACATTTCTCATCTACCAGAAGCAGCTGTGAGCGCTGCTGCAGTAGGAATTGAAAGTTTCTGTAGTGGTTTTTGTGACAGTAATTCTTTGCTGGGTTGGGTGTGTGTCAGTATTTGCTGTAATTCAGCTCATGGCTCACGTGGAGGTTTTTGAGCTAATGACCAGtgtgagctggggcagagctgcagggatggtggtgctgggagggcagagctgggctgggcttgtCTCAGGTGTGCACTGGGCAGTAGTGAGGAATGGACACCAGACTGTGCCTCTCCCCAAGCCACTTCAGCTGAATGGAGCCAAACACATCCACAGCCATGAGGGAAAAGGCCACTGAGGTGCTTCCTTTGTACAcaggctgctctcctggctcctGTGGCCATTTGGATCCACAACAGCCCCTGAATTTCTCGTCTGGCTGCATCTCTGATGAGAGCACAGTGAGGTTTGTGCTCTTCATCCTGCAGTGGGGTGTGGCACACAGGGCAGTTCCTCCCTTGCAGTTTAACCAGATCCATCCTCACCCCATAACACAGATATtgacctgccccttcctgctcTGGGGATGTGGCCCATGGAATTTGTGTTCCCAGTGCTCTCacttccagcctgggctgtgtttggggcagCTGTCAGGCTCTCCTCCATCCCCCCTTCTTAGAGAGTGCTCACTGAGCCACTCTGTCTGGAACTGATCCTTTTTGTACAAGAGCTTTTAGttttgttgtggggttttttgtttatttgttttactCTTAATCACCTTGATTTCTATTAAATCTTTTTAAACTAAGCTTGCTCAGGACATTTCCATTGCCCTGGATAGCAGCTGATCTCTGATAAGTGTGACTGATCCTTTAAGCAAAGCTGGAAAAGGTCTGTCTGAGATGAAATAGAGTTTGTACATGTATGGTTATTTAACTAAAGAGGATTAGAAACTGATTTAATTCTTTGCAGTTTTACTGAAGATCTCTCTGCAAAAGAAGTCATTGAAAAAGAGGATCAAGAGGAAAGAAGTTTGCAGGAACTGACTCCTGGCCAAAGGTTTTATAGCGTTTGTAGCCCAAGAATATATGAAAGTAGATTCTTCTCAAGTGACCATATTTCAGCACCTTTCTTAAGCATTTGTCACATAATTAAGTACAGCATCTTATTCTTCCTGTGAATGTCAGGGCATTCTGACATTTGTCCATGAAATTTGCTGACAGTTAATTTACCTAAAGGAACTTTTGCAAATCTGTTACTTTGTACAAgtcagtgtgtgtgtatgtgccagtttattatttattttggagCTGTAATTTGAACTCCTTTTGGGTATAACTGCTGTGGTTACAAACCCAGATAGTTTGGGAGCTGTGTGGTGATAAAAGGATTACAAGGCAAGGAAAATGCttaaaggaagaaggaaagcaaatgCTTGGGTGGGAGAATAGGAAGGGGTGATGGACTGAGTGGGGCTGCTCTGTGATCCAAGAGTTGCAGTTCCTGGCAGTTTCTTTAATGCATTTGCTTGAAATCTCTCCTTTATATGAAATCAGCTTGAGCCAGAGTTCTCTTCAGTGTAGCTGTGAAAGTTCCTGTGAAATCATGAAAAAGCAGCAATGGATGGGAGACTGCATTAAACcaagcactgctgctgggctgaCCTGGGGGCTCAGAGCCCCCCTGGTTTGGGCAGTggtggtggcacaggaggggTTTCAGCTTCCCTGGGTGTGCTCAGTTCCTTTGCCTGCAGGTGTGAAACTCTCTGTGCTAAACCCTGACCTCATAGGCCTTGCTTTATGTTTGGAACTGGAAAAAATGAAGGTTCATGTGAATGTTTTCAGTTCAGACTATTCAAATCCAGTATCTGTTTTTAAATAAGGCTTTATGTGCTGTATTTTGGCCACAGATTTCACTGTCAGTGTTGatgatttctgctttttcactgAGTTGCTGCGCTTTGTGTTTTTCACCTGCTTCTGGAGCTTGTTTTCATCTTGTAGCTGACCTTTGTTTGTGTGCACATCTTGATTCTGTTCTGATACTCCATGATTTTTGTATTAAAGCTCTATTTTTAGAGCTTTGCCTCCAAGGACTCACTAGGACCTGTTGTGAAGGTGCCATTTCACTCTGGGGTATAATGGAGTTGAGCTGATTCAGGTTAATTACCTTCAAATTGTCCCCTTTGCTGTTACCACTTTTAGGGCAGCCTTCTGGGATCAAAAATGGAAGGAATAGAGTTGTGCAAGCCTTGCAGTGAGGAATTGCATCCTGAGACAAACAGTGCAATGGTCTAGCAAGATGTCTTCCAAGGAATTTCCAGTTCCACTGTTCAGTTCCCCATTTCAttgtccatcagtccctgcctCTTGTGTGTGCCAGCTGAATGTGCAGAACTGTTTTGCTTAATGCACCTGTGGAGCagctgcattttatttattttgcttctgtCTTAACCCTCTTTGGAATCTCATGATGTTACCTGTTTGATATTTGGGTACTTTTGAAAGCTTTTAGGCTTAAGCGCTCACCCTGCCCCCTCTTCTAattttttgttacatttttattattctttataGGTTGAGACTGAACTGAAGTTAATCTGTTGTGACATTCTGGATGTACTGGACAAACACCTCATTCCAGCAGCTAACACTGGCGAGTCCAAGGTTTTCTATTACAAAATGTAAGTACAGGCCTGAAACAGAGACAGAAATCTTAAAATACATCTAAGAGCTGCACAACAGTGTAAGAAACAGCAGTTTTAATTGAGTTGCTGATCAAGAAATCACATCcctgcttggatttttttattttgcatcagCTGAACATttacaaagagaagaaaaggtgTGTCTTGTAGTGATGATTTAAAATTtcctcagctcctggtgcagtgTGTAAATATCTAAAAACACTTCAATTTCAGCTTTTAATTTAATGGTTGGTGGGCAAACAAGGATTACTGACTTCCCACTGTTTCTGTTCTCAGGAAGGGGGACTACCATAGGTATCTGGCTGAGTTTGCCACAGGAAATGACAGGAAGGAGGCTGCAGAGAACAGCTTGGTGGCTTACAAAGCTGCTAGTGACATTGCAATGACAGAACTCCCACCAACACATCCCATCCGCTTAGGACTTGCGCTCAACTTCTCTGTATTCTACTATGAAATTCTTAATTCTCCTGATCGTGCCTGCAGGTAGGTGGGATATGGGAATGCTGTGTGAGTACCAGCCAAGGCAGGAGTaactgcttttcctgctttcttcTGCTGATGTTTGCTCTGGTTGGTGTCAGTTCACTGGGaagatttttaacatttttggaGTCCAGAGCTGCCACCTGTTTGTGTGGGAGTAATGAGAGGCAGAACAGTGATAACCTTGAATTGATCAGCTAAtggcagctcagagcttgcCAGGTTAACTCTGTGCATGCTCTCAGATGCCCAAGGTGTGAGGTGATTTAACTTGTCTTGCACAGGCTGGagggggtggtggcactgatTTCTGTGGCCTGTGAGCATGTACAGAGTGGCAGTGATTGAAGCAAATACCATTCCTCTAACACTAAGGTTTTAGCAGCACTTAATCAAGATGTAGAAATGCTTAATAAAACCAATATTGAGTAAAAAGTTTCTTAAATCACACAAAGTGGCTGGTGTTAAGTTGTGCTTCTGGGTTGTGTTCAGCAGTGTTTGTTACATCTTTGTTGTGTCACTGCAGGTTGGCAAAAGCAGCTTTTGATGATGCTATTGCAGAACTGGATACACTGAGTGAAGAAAGCTATAAGGACTCTACACTTATCATGCAGTTGTTACGTGATAACCTGACACTATGGACTTCAGACATGCAGGGTGATGGTGAGTGAGTGCTGCTGGGAAAGCTCCTcctgagccaggagcagagTGTGGAAATGGAGAGCCTTTGGTTTACTTCTGTCTCTCCTAATAATGACCCTCCTGTCCTGCCTTAACACTGACCAGGTGACAGGGGTGACTCTGGGGCCTTCTGAGCTCTCACTTGAAGGAAGGAGGTGTGGAATTAGCAACACTTTGTTTGTCCCTCCCCACGTGACTGTAAAAGCAGTGACTTCATTGatttcatcttttctttcatGCTCGTCTCTGGCTGTCATTCCAAGCAGTTGTGACCCTCCAGTGCAGGAGGGAGCACTGAAATGGTTTAGTTCCCCTTTATTCCAGGTCACTCCATGTTCTCACTGCCACAGCAAATGCCAGATGTGCCCCTGACAGTACCAGAGGGTGGGACATGGATTTCTTCTGTTCACTAGCAAAGGACAGCACACATTTATGAAATGGTTTTGGCTCACTGAATGCACTTTCCCAACAGTTAAACTTTCACATACAATACTTAGTAAAATCTACTCATTTTAGGGTTTCTCTCTTGGAGAGACAAATGAAAAGAGCTGACTTCTTTACTTttaacttggaggggaagatataAGTCCTGCTAAGATGATTTTGGGTACCTAAAAATGCCAAGAGCTTAGAAACAGCACTGCTGAACTTCACATAAATATGTGAGTGTCTTAAATTATTGGCAAGCTGTTCCTTGTAGCCACACAGCATTCCTGGGGCACTTCACTGGTGGTGTGTCCATTTGAAAGCAAGTGCAGAATCTTTTAACTTCCCAGTTTCCTGCTTTTGTGTAGGATGATGGGTTTGTTTTGAAGTGTTGTTACTCCATAGCTTCTCACTCTGCTCTTTGGGCTGTTGAGGCTGGGAATGCTGTAAATGTGTGGGGTCTTGGCTCCTGGTTTGCTCCACATCCCAGTGTTTAAGGCTCTTGTACCTCCCTTTTCGAGGATTATCTCTGGTGCAGGATGGACCCTGGGTGGATCTGTAGATTTTTCTCTAAACACTGAAGTGTTGAATGCCTTCCTTGCCATGAGTAGGCATTGGAGAGGAGAAATGTATTCCAAATTCCCTCAGTTTAGATACAACCTTTACTTTATACTGGGGCCAAATACCCTGGTAGTCTGTGGAAGCCATTTTAGTGCAGTAACAAGGTTGGATCAGTGTGGGACAGTGCCAATCTCTTCCAAACAGTGCCTTCCAAAAGTTCCTGATCTGCCCAGAGCTGATGTCTCTCATGGATATTGTAGAAGTTCCACAGGATTATTTACAGGCTCTTTAGattttgaaaaaggaaatagaGATCTAAATTTCTTGCTCCACACCATGgaaaatagatatttttgtt
This region includes:
- the YWHAE gene encoding 14-3-3 protein epsilon isoform X1, yielding MDDREDLVYQAKLAEQAERYDEMVESMKKVAGMDVELTVEERNLLSVAYKNVIGARRASWRIISSIEQKEENKGGEDKLKMIREYRQMVETELKLICCDILDVLDKHLIPAANTGESKVFYYKMKGDYHRYLAEFATGNDRKEAAENSLVAYKAASDIAMTELPPTHPIRLGLALNFSVFYYEILNSPDRACRLAKAAFDDAIAELDTLSEESYKDSTLIMQLLRDNLTLWTSDMQGDGEEQNKEALQDVEDENQ
- the YWHAE gene encoding 14-3-3 protein epsilon isoform X2 codes for the protein MDDREDLVYQAKLAEQAERYDEMVESMKKVAGMDVELTVEERNLLSVAYKNVIGARRASWRIISSIEQKEENKGGEDKLKMIREYRQMVETELKLICCDILDVLDKHLIPAANTGESKVFYYKMKGDYHRYLAEFATGNDRKEAAENSLVAYKAASDIAMTELPPTHPIRLGLALNFSVFYYEILNSPDRACRLAKAAFDDAIAELDTLSEESYKDSTLIMQLLRDNLTLWTSDMQGDDS